In Halorhabdus rudnickae, the following proteins share a genomic window:
- the proC gene encoding pyrroline-5-carboxylate reductase has product MVHASVIGCGHMGGAIVRGLADSEHRVTACDIETSVLEDISGIADETTTDPERAAEAPIVVLAVGPDAVGDVLADLDLSADQTVVSVAAGISIDYLDARTEAAVVRMMPNLAAEYGEMAAAVAPEPDAAVAALLSSLGTVVTIEEDHMDLATAINGSGPAFVFYLIGAMAEAGVEGGLDPESAQTLAAQTFKGAAETVLQSDESVEALIDAVATEGGTTIEGMDVLWDSDVETVLGETVAATETRSAEISAEVGDE; this is encoded by the coding sequence ATGGTTCACGCGAGCGTCATCGGCTGTGGACACATGGGCGGGGCGATCGTCCGCGGACTCGCCGACAGCGAGCACCGGGTGACCGCCTGCGACATCGAGACATCGGTGCTGGAGGATATCTCCGGGATTGCCGACGAAACGACGACCGATCCGGAACGGGCCGCCGAAGCGCCGATCGTCGTGCTGGCGGTCGGACCGGACGCCGTCGGTGATGTCCTGGCCGATCTGGATCTCTCGGCCGATCAGACTGTCGTCTCTGTGGCGGCGGGGATCTCGATCGACTATCTCGACGCCAGAACCGAGGCCGCGGTCGTTCGGATGATGCCCAACCTGGCGGCCGAGTACGGAGAGATGGCGGCGGCCGTCGCCCCCGAACCCGACGCGGCGGTCGCGGCCCTGCTTTCGTCTCTCGGGACGGTCGTCACCATCGAAGAGGACCACATGGATCTGGCGACGGCAATCAACGGCAGCGGGCCGGCCTTCGTCTTCTATCTGATCGGCGCGATGGCCGAGGCCGGCGTCGAAGGTGGACTTGACCCCGAGAGTGCCCAGACCCTCGCCGCCCAAACCTTCAAGGGGGCGGCCGAGACTGTCCTCCAGAGCGACGAGAGCGTCGAGGCACTGATCGACGCCGTCGCCACGGAGGGCGGGACGACGATCGAGGGCATGGACGTGCTGTGGGACAGTGACGTCGAGACCGTCCTCGGCGAGACGGTGGCCGCCACCGAGACGCGTTCGGCGGAAATTTCCGCGGAGGTCGGCGATGAGTGA
- the cofH gene encoding 7,8-didemethyl-8-hydroxy-5-deazariboflavin synthase subunit CofH: MAAEKIGANVPRGDFDFERRPESDQHFENALRKARDGDRLSVADAIELLTTGSERPGIDPERKEAVLEAADHRRREVVGEDVTVVANLNNNVTTACDTGCLFCNFKDSAEQFRADCPDDHPGFTKTPAQSREIVTKALKRGIYEVTSVSGLHPAFALDDDHRAVLETSEKDGLNYRSPESYTTDPGTYVEQIEAMAVDGVHVHSLTPEEAAHARRGTDWEYQTVYRRLAEAGLDSVPGTAAEILVDEVRDVICPAKIDTGEWLAAMEAAADVGLDVTSTIMYGHVENEAHRALHLKRVRELQGRTGAITEFVPLSFIHPDTPLAENGMVDSGASRVEDELMIAVSRLFLDNVKHIQSSWVKYGDEFGLKLLSCGADDFMGTILSEEITARAGGEFGQYRSFADYSELIRSIGRTPVERSTDYRQREPVRGDPPGPRLGPNADGTPLIE, translated from the coding sequence ATGGCTGCCGAAAAGATCGGCGCAAACGTCCCGCGTGGGGACTTCGATTTTGAACGCCGGCCGGAGAGCGACCAGCACTTCGAGAACGCCCTCCGGAAGGCCCGAGACGGTGACCGTCTCTCGGTTGCCGACGCGATCGAACTCTTGACGACGGGGTCTGAACGACCCGGGATCGACCCCGAACGCAAGGAGGCGGTCTTAGAGGCTGCCGATCACCGCCGCCGGGAGGTCGTCGGCGAGGACGTCACCGTCGTCGCCAACCTCAACAACAACGTGACGACCGCCTGCGACACGGGGTGTCTGTTCTGCAACTTCAAGGACAGCGCCGAACAGTTCCGGGCCGACTGTCCGGACGATCATCCGGGCTTTACGAAGACTCCTGCTCAATCTCGCGAAATCGTCACCAAGGCTCTCAAGCGCGGGATCTACGAGGTGACTTCCGTTTCGGGACTGCACCCCGCGTTCGCCCTGGACGACGATCACCGTGCGGTCCTCGAAACAAGCGAGAAAGATGGACTGAACTACCGGTCGCCCGAATCCTATACAACTGATCCAGGGACCTACGTCGAGCAGATTGAGGCGATGGCCGTCGACGGCGTCCACGTTCACTCGCTGACACCGGAAGAAGCCGCTCATGCCCGTCGCGGGACAGACTGGGAGTATCAGACTGTTTACCGACGGCTCGCCGAGGCCGGGTTGGACAGCGTTCCCGGCACCGCGGCGGAGATCCTCGTCGACGAGGTCCGGGACGTGATCTGTCCCGCGAAGATCGACACCGGCGAATGGCTGGCAGCGATGGAGGCCGCCGCCGACGTCGGTCTGGACGTCACCTCGACGATCATGTACGGTCACGTCGAGAACGAGGCCCATCGGGCGCTGCACCTGAAACGCGTCCGCGAGTTGCAAGGCCGGACAGGTGCGATCACGGAGTTCGTCCCGCTCTCGTTCATCCACCCGGACACGCCCCTGGCCGAGAACGGGATGGTCGACAGCGGGGCCTCTCGGGTAGAAGACGAGTTGATGATTGCTGTCTCGCGACTGTTTCTCGATAACGTCAAGCACATCCAGTCGTCGTGGGTCAAGTACGGCGACGAGTTCGGGCTGAAACTGCTTTCCTGTGGCGCGGACGACTTCATGGGGACGATCCTCTCCGAGGAGATCACAGCCCGCGCCGGAGGGGAGTTCGGGCAGTACCGCTCGTTTGCGGACTACAGCGAGTTAATCCGGTCGATCGGACGGACACCAGTCGAACGTTCGACGGACTACCGACAGCGGGAACCGGTCCGCGGTGATCCGCCTGGGCCGCGGCTGGGACCAAACGCCGACGGGACGCCGCTCATCGAGTGA
- a CDS encoding GH36-type glycosyl hydrolase domain-containing protein encodes MFIAGQFVYAQTIAGSDAQTTGEAKNSWLAGTAAWNYVVLTRYILGVGPDHDGFVIDPSIPADWDDFEMTREFRGTTDEISVENPDGVESSVETVEVNGDTIDGTVVPAFGDDQAHDVRVVMA; translated from the coding sequence ATGTTCATCGCCGGGCAGTTCGTCTACGCCCAGACCATCGCCGGCTCGGACGCTCAGACCACCGGCGAGGCCAAGAACTCCTGGCTGGCCGGGACGGCGGCCTGGAACTACGTCGTGCTCACCCGTTACATCCTCGGCGTTGGACCAGATCACGACGGGTTCGTGATCGACCCGTCGATCCCGGCCGACTGGGACGACTTCGAGATGACCCGTGAGTTCCGTGGGACGACCGACGAGATCAGCGTTGAGAACCCCGACGGTGTCGAATCAAGCGTCGAGACTGTCGAGGTCAACGGCGACACCATCGATGGCACCGTCGTGCCCGCCTTCGGGGACGACCAGGCCCACGACGTTCGGGTCGTGATGGCGTGA
- the proB gene encoding glutamate 5-kinase, with amino-acid sequence MSDSEAVPDDAVERVRETAAGAERVVVKAGTNSLTDDDSNLDDDKLDKLVDDVTDLLDRGKEVILVSSGAIGAGRGRVDTGRGTVEESQALSTVGQSLLMRRYTESFERHDRKIAQILVTQADLDDPERFTNFHNTIETLLEWGVVPIVNENDAVAIEEIQIGDNDMLSSSIAVGVEADLLVTLTDVDGVYTGNPKADDDAQKIEAVGRNYGAVQKAVEASATDGFGGIVTKVEGARTVNEHGIPAVIAGSAEPAVLDRIARAEPVGTIFLPVNGAYDD; translated from the coding sequence ATGAGTGATAGCGAGGCGGTGCCCGACGACGCGGTCGAGCGAGTCCGGGAGACGGCAGCTGGGGCCGAGCGGGTCGTCGTCAAGGCAGGGACCAACTCCCTGACGGACGACGATTCCAATCTCGACGACGACAAACTCGATAAGCTCGTCGACGACGTGACCGACCTGCTCGATCGCGGCAAGGAAGTCATCCTCGTCTCCTCCGGTGCGATCGGGGCCGGACGGGGTCGGGTTGACACCGGAAGGGGGACTGTCGAGGAGTCACAGGCCCTCTCGACGGTCGGCCAGAGCCTTCTGATGCGTCGCTACACCGAGAGTTTCGAACGCCACGACCGGAAGATCGCCCAGATCCTGGTGACCCAGGCCGACCTGGACGACCCCGAGCGGTTCACCAACTTCCACAACACGATCGAGACACTGCTCGAATGGGGCGTGGTTCCGATCGTCAACGAGAACGACGCCGTCGCCATCGAGGAGATCCAGATCGGTGACAACGACATGCTTTCGTCCTCAATCGCGGTCGGCGTCGAGGCCGATCTGCTGGTGACGCTGACCGACGTCGACGGCGTCTACACCGGCAATCCGAAAGCGGACGACGACGCCCAAAAGATCGAGGCCGTCGGGCGCAACTACGGTGCTGTCCAGAAGGCTGTCGAGGCGAGTGCAACCGACGGATTCGGCGGCATCGTCACCAAGGTCGAGGGCGCGCGAACGGTCAACGAGCACGGCATCCCGGCGGTGATCGCGGGCTCGGCCGAACCTGCCGTCCTCGACCGGATCGCCCGCGCGGAACCGGTGGGCACAATATTCCTGCCTGTCAATGGGGCGTACGATGACTGA
- a CDS encoding transcriptional regulator FilR1 domain-containing protein, translated as MCGRSLIQVVDKRINILQVVCEEYPTKRDLTNAVSDSRATVDRAIRELEEFNLVCRENGSCRPTYTGILARNLYMDFANAFSILENTNDVVSSLSLDENLVKDIFHGGSIFRPSNFAPYEIIDPISEDLKVSNELVLVSPVYIPSYFNQVLSQGAENSSNVDLIINSRIVDILMDSESVVEKYLYNGNKIFKKNKTPNYGILNIDKDIVYVLLFTTEGYLSSIIRNTTQSAVQWSMSRISKIKEESSNFTASK; from the coding sequence ATGTGTGGTCGAAGTCTTATTCAGGTGGTGGACAAGCGGATCAATATTTTGCAAGTTGTTTGCGAAGAATATCCAACCAAGCGGGACTTAACTAATGCTGTTTCAGACTCCCGAGCGACGGTTGATCGTGCAATCCGTGAACTAGAAGAGTTTAATCTTGTTTGCCGGGAAAATGGTTCTTGTAGACCAACATATACAGGGATATTAGCTCGGAACCTGTATATGGATTTTGCGAATGCATTTTCGATACTCGAAAATACAAATGACGTGGTTTCATCACTCTCGTTAGATGAAAACCTTGTTAAGGATATTTTTCATGGAGGGTCTATATTCCGACCGTCCAATTTCGCACCGTATGAAATAATTGATCCAATCTCTGAAGATCTTAAAGTGAGTAACGAACTAGTCCTGGTGTCCCCTGTCTATATACCCTCATATTTTAATCAAGTACTTTCCCAAGGTGCAGAAAATAGCTCAAATGTTGATTTAATAATCAATAGTAGAATAGTAGATATATTGATGGATAGCGAAAGTGTAGTTGAAAAATATTTATACAATGGTAACAAAATCTTCAAGAAAAACAAAACCCCGAATTACGGCATTTTAAATATCGACAAAGACATTGTATATGTATTACTATTCACTACTGAGGGATATCTTTCTTCTATAATCCGGAATACAACTCAAAGTGCAGTTCAATGGTCGATGTCTAGAATATCTAAAATCAAAGAGGAGAGTTCAAATTTCACAGCTAGCAAGTAA
- a CDS encoding glutamate-5-semialdehyde dehydrogenase yields the protein MTDANTERKVEAAEKAALELANVSDADRSAALEAIGDAIDEHRESIIAVNDEDVAAAEELLEAGEYTQALVDRLKVDDAKVDSIVEMVESVAEMDDPLGETLAARHLDDDLDLYKVAVPIGVIGTVFESRPDALVQIAALALKSGNAVILKGGSEASESNRELFEIIREAAQEIEAIPEGWVQLIEAREAVDAVLSMDDHIDLLMPRGSSEFVSYVQDNTQIPVLGHTEGVCHVYVDSEADLEEAVEVAYDAKVQYPAVCNAVETLLVHEDVAESFLPEMADRYAEAGVELRGDERTREILADSDLDILEATDEDWRTEYGDLILSIKVVDSLVDAIDHVNTNGSKHTESILTEDDDKARTFMTAIDAASVFHNASTRFADGYRYGLGAEVGISTGKIHARGPVGLEGLTTYKYYLEGDGHLVASYAGEDALPFSHEKFDGEW from the coding sequence ATGACTGACGCGAACACCGAACGCAAGGTCGAGGCCGCCGAGAAAGCGGCTCTCGAGCTTGCGAACGTCAGCGACGCCGACCGCAGTGCTGCCCTGGAAGCAATCGGTGACGCCATCGATGAACACCGCGAGTCGATCATCGCGGTCAACGACGAGGACGTCGCGGCAGCCGAGGAACTGCTCGAAGCCGGCGAGTACACCCAGGCGTTGGTCGACCGGCTGAAAGTCGACGACGCCAAGGTCGACTCGATCGTCGAGATGGTCGAGAGCGTCGCCGAGATGGACGACCCCCTCGGTGAGACGCTGGCGGCGCGACACCTCGACGACGATCTGGATCTCTACAAGGTCGCCGTCCCCATCGGTGTGATCGGGACGGTCTTCGAGTCGCGGCCGGACGCACTCGTCCAGATTGCCGCACTCGCCCTCAAGTCGGGCAACGCGGTCATTCTCAAGGGCGGCAGCGAAGCAAGCGAGTCCAACCGCGAACTGTTCGAGATCATCCGAGAAGCCGCCCAGGAAATCGAGGCAATTCCTGAAGGGTGGGTCCAGTTGATCGAGGCCCGCGAGGCCGTCGACGCCGTCCTCTCGATGGACGACCACATCGACCTGCTGATGCCCCGTGGTTCCTCGGAGTTCGTCAGCTACGTTCAGGACAACACCCAGATACCCGTCCTGGGTCACACGGAGGGCGTCTGTCACGTCTACGTCGACAGCGAAGCTGACCTTGAGGAGGCTGTCGAGGTGGCCTACGACGCGAAGGTACAGTACCCTGCCGTCTGTAACGCCGTCGAGACGCTGCTGGTCCACGAGGACGTGGCCGAGTCGTTCCTGCCCGAGATGGCCGACCGCTATGCCGAGGCTGGCGTCGAACTACGCGGCGACGAGCGAACGCGAGAGATCCTCGCCGATTCCGACCTCGATATCCTGGAGGCGACGGACGAGGACTGGCGGACCGAATACGGCGACTTGATCCTCTCGATCAAAGTCGTCGACTCCCTCGTGGACGCAATCGATCACGTCAACACGAACGGCTCGAAACACACCGAATCGATCCTGACCGAGGACGATGACAAAGCTCGGACATTCATGACCGCGATCGACGCTGCCAGCGTCTTCCACAACGCCTCGACCCGGTTCGCTGACGGATATCGCTACGGGCTGGGCGCGGAGGTCGGTATCTCGACGGGCAAGATCCACGCCCGCGGCCCCGTCGGCCTCGAAGGGCTAACGACCTACAAGTACTACCTGGAGGGGGACGGCCATCTCGTCGCGTCCTACGCCGGCGAGGATGCCCTGCCGTTCTCCCACGAAAAGTTCGACGGCGAGTGGTGA
- a CDS encoding halocin C8-like domain-containing protein, protein MKAYGKTENGMGTIDTVVDSSIENSQQKDEVTIAMPDLSCYGCSSIVGIACAGAASLSLSSCASAAISSGVFSPWAGGAVAAFCTYIVANAGTLSCAAGTTAICAGAGFCEMTE, encoded by the coding sequence ATGAAGGCGTATGGTAAAACAGAAAACGGCATGGGAACGATAGATACCGTTGTTGACTCATCGATTGAGAATAGCCAGCAGAAAGATGAAGTCACTATTGCAATGCCAGACCTCTCTTGTTATGGTTGCTCTTCCATTGTGGGCATCGCTTGTGCGGGTGCAGCTTCTCTATCTCTGTCCAGCTGTGCGAGTGCAGCGATCTCATCGGGGGTATTCAGCCCATGGGCTGGTGGGGCGGTTGCTGCGTTCTGTACATATATCGTTGCAAATGCTGGTACACTATCATGTGCGGCTGGAACAACGGCAATTTGTGCAGGTGCAGGCTTTTGTGAAATGACCGAATGA
- a CDS encoding halocin C8-like domain-containing protein produces MKATISSDGFSPKKERTMTADLDTKNKRWNERDPRLVVLPFWPSDGSTSKQNRTNLPRGGALLFSIVADDENGDRRLASTLGFGTAPSSSISSMTTGRSVGIYGNDPNTGRSVETHENSSNTAFSAERIDVQNVSSINTAGMSCDSCKVITNAVCDAGGLGATMATCNKLGVACLSGGPWGAFGCWAACASLMGTISLFGCYYGTQEICDKVGFC; encoded by the coding sequence ATGAAAGCGACAATCAGTTCCGATGGATTCAGTCCAAAGAAGGAGCGAACGATGACCGCCGATCTCGACACGAAAAATAAACGCTGGAACGAACGAGATCCGCGTCTCGTCGTCCTTCCCTTTTGGCCGAGTGATGGATCAACGTCGAAACAAAATCGCACCAATTTGCCTCGGGGTGGCGCTCTACTATTTTCGATTGTCGCAGACGATGAAAACGGAGATAGAAGATTAGCCTCCACGCTCGGTTTTGGTACCGCTCCGTCCTCTTCCATCTCCAGTATGACTACTGGTCGATCGGTGGGTATCTACGGGAACGATCCAAATACTGGTCGATCGGTGGAGACCCACGAGAATAGTTCGAATACAGCCTTTTCGGCGGAAAGAATTGACGTCCAAAATGTCTCGTCGATTAATACAGCAGGAATGAGTTGCGATTCTTGCAAGGTTATCACCAATGCGGTTTGCGATGCTGGCGGATTGGGGGCCACCATGGCTACATGTAACAAACTCGGTGTTGCCTGTCTCAGTGGTGGACCATGGGGGGCGTTCGGATGCTGGGCAGCGTGTGCCTCTCTTATGGGAACAATATCGTTGTTTGGTTGTTACTATGGGACCCAAGAAATCTGTGATAAGGTAGGATTCTGTTAA